In a genomic window of Arachnia rubra:
- a CDS encoding sunset domain-containing protein, giving the protein MKKSRLTKAAARSAAAATEASRGIWDEAVEKAAAILAEAQRKAAPVAREAGKRTADFASRRLEVWEPHIRDALDKVPPAVDAAHGKVTTELLPNLQQALHKAAGHQIAVVPAKKRKGGKFKKFAKFVFIGSLVAGAVAAVRHFLTPKDDGWTAHEPSRAYINNNDTFATAAKFNEPVSPAGPKVAEPAAEAPKESFGEGSYVGPNPPEGYIFKGNERSKKYHVPGTRGYELTIAEVWFNSEEAAEAAGFTKAQR; this is encoded by the coding sequence GTGAAGAAGTCACGACTGACCAAGGCCGCCGCGCGTTCTGCCGCCGCCGCCACGGAGGCTAGCCGCGGTATCTGGGATGAGGCCGTCGAGAAGGCCGCCGCGATCCTGGCGGAAGCACAGCGCAAGGCCGCACCGGTAGCGCGAGAGGCCGGAAAGCGCACAGCAGATTTCGCCTCGAGGCGCCTAGAGGTCTGGGAGCCGCACATCCGCGACGCCCTCGACAAGGTCCCGCCGGCCGTCGACGCAGCCCACGGCAAGGTCACAACCGAGTTGCTGCCCAATCTGCAGCAGGCCCTGCACAAGGCTGCCGGGCACCAGATCGCCGTGGTGCCCGCCAAGAAGCGCAAGGGCGGTAAGTTCAAGAAGTTCGCGAAGTTCGTGTTCATCGGCTCGCTCGTCGCCGGCGCCGTCGCCGCGGTGCGGCATTTCCTGACTCCCAAGGACGACGGCTGGACGGCGCATGAGCCATCGCGCGCCTACATCAACAACAACGACACCTTCGCCACCGCGGCGAAGTTCAACGAGCCTGTCTCCCCTGCCGGACCCAAGGTGGCAGAGCCCGCCGCTGAGGCCCCGAAGGAGAGTTTCGGTGAGGGCTCCTACGTGGGCCCGAATCCCCCGGAGGGCTATATCTTCAAGGGAAATGAGCGCTCGAAGAAGTATCACGTCCCTGGCACGCGCGGCTACGAGCTGACGATCGCCGAGGTCTGGTTCAACTCTGAGGAGGCCGCCGAGGCGGCCGGCTTCACAAAGGCCCAGCGCTGA
- a CDS encoding glycerate kinase has product MRVLVSCDRIGRLGSAEASDVIAEAFAERGAQVAVTPLAEGGDGFAGAVQRFSPGARVLAARSFQQVCELLGESPGYLDATAVAAPSLAELLELPVLPVGAGVTLVVPHREAGRVLTGLTGSLAERGRAQGAELAATLADDSRAAAWLERLGITDTASAGALCGLGAWALACGAQVASGIDVSVSGYRLPELSARADLVVTGTDVLDFHRRGGDVVAELTRIGAEALRPVVVVAGRNFVSSRELRLAGIEEAHAVARAGVQEIDFTAEELGDVARRVASTWTW; this is encoded by the coding sequence ATGAGGGTCCTGGTCTCCTGCGACCGGATCGGACGCCTTGGCTCAGCCGAGGCGTCCGATGTCATTGCGGAGGCTTTCGCTGAGCGGGGGGCGCAGGTTGCGGTCACCCCGCTGGCTGAGGGTGGCGATGGGTTCGCTGGGGCTGTGCAGCGGTTTTCCCCGGGGGCGCGGGTGCTTGCCGCGCGCAGTTTCCAGCAGGTCTGTGAGCTATTGGGCGAGAGTCCTGGGTATCTGGACGCCACGGCCGTGGCCGCGCCGTCCCTCGCGGAGTTGCTGGAGCTGCCGGTGCTCCCGGTGGGCGCTGGCGTGACGCTGGTGGTCCCGCACCGGGAGGCGGGACGGGTCCTGACGGGCCTGACGGGTTCCCTGGCGGAGCGGGGCCGTGCGCAGGGGGCCGAGCTTGCCGCCACACTTGCCGACGACTCCCGGGCCGCGGCCTGGCTGGAGCGGCTAGGGATCACGGACACCGCCTCCGCGGGGGCGCTGTGTGGGCTCGGGGCCTGGGCCCTGGCCTGCGGGGCACAGGTCGCCTCGGGGATCGACGTCAGCGTCAGCGGCTACCGGCTCCCGGAGCTGTCCGCCAGGGCCGATCTCGTGGTGACTGGCACCGATGTGCTGGACTTTCACCGGCGTGGCGGGGACGTGGTCGCTGAGCTGACGCGCATCGGCGCCGAGGCCCTGCGGCCGGTCGTCGTGGTGGCCGGCCGCAATTTCGTCTCCTCCCGGGAGCTGCGCCTGGCGGGGATTGAGGAGGCGCATGCGGTGGCCCGGGCAGGTGTGCAGGAGATTGACTTCACCGCGGAGGAGCTCGGAGATGTTGCCCGGCGGGTCGCCAGCACCTGGACTTGGTGA
- a CDS encoding GuaB1 family IMP dehydrogenase-related protein, which yields MRFLNERPTKDLTYSDVFMVPNRSDVASRLDVDLTSTDGLATPLPLVAANMTAVSGRRMAETMARRGGLAIFPQDIPADVVAHSIGEVKQAHPVFDTAVTVSPDTTVGETISLIAKRAHGVAVVTTSGRAIGLVHPQDAAMADRFAQARDVMTSDIITVSDDTAPKQVFDSLSERHQKVALAIGEDGLLIGIMTSKGALRSALYSPALDEQGRLRTGVAVGINGDVAAKVRAALDAHADVLVIDTAHGHQEKMIAALGLARGERDAFAARTGHQVLIVAGNVVTAEGTRDLIAAGADIVKVGVGPGAMCTTRMQTGVGRPQFSAILECAAAARELGRAVWADGGVRHPRDVALALAAGAGSVMIGSWFAGTHESTGDQLFDHEGRAYKESFGMASARAVRQRTREQSAFDRARAALFEEGISSSRMYLDPARPGVEDLLDWITSGVRSSATYAGARTLAEFTERAVIGVQSGSGFEEGRPVKASW from the coding sequence GTGCGTTTCCTCAATGAACGACCTACCAAGGACCTGACCTACTCCGACGTCTTCATGGTGCCGAACCGCTCCGATGTCGCCTCCCGGCTGGACGTCGACCTCACCTCCACCGACGGCCTGGCGACACCGCTGCCGCTGGTCGCGGCGAACATGACCGCCGTCTCCGGCAGGCGGATGGCCGAGACCATGGCGCGCCGCGGCGGGCTCGCGATCTTCCCCCAGGACATCCCGGCCGATGTGGTCGCCCATTCCATCGGGGAGGTCAAACAGGCCCATCCCGTCTTCGACACCGCCGTGACGGTCTCCCCCGACACCACTGTGGGCGAGACCATCAGCCTCATCGCCAAACGTGCCCACGGCGTGGCTGTGGTCACCACATCCGGCCGCGCCATCGGCCTGGTCCATCCACAGGACGCCGCCATGGCCGACCGCTTCGCGCAGGCCCGCGACGTGATGACCAGCGACATCATCACCGTCTCGGATGACACCGCGCCGAAGCAGGTCTTCGACTCGCTCTCGGAGCGGCATCAGAAGGTTGCTCTGGCCATTGGCGAGGACGGCCTGCTGATCGGCATCATGACCAGCAAGGGGGCACTGCGTTCCGCGCTCTACTCCCCCGCACTCGACGAGCAGGGACGCCTGCGCACAGGGGTCGCCGTCGGGATCAACGGTGACGTGGCCGCCAAGGTGCGTGCCGCACTGGATGCCCATGCTGACGTGCTGGTGATAGACACCGCCCACGGGCATCAGGAGAAGATGATCGCGGCGCTGGGGCTGGCACGCGGGGAACGCGACGCCTTCGCGGCGCGCACGGGCCATCAGGTGCTGATCGTCGCGGGCAATGTCGTCACCGCCGAAGGGACACGCGATCTCATCGCGGCCGGAGCTGACATCGTCAAGGTCGGGGTGGGGCCAGGCGCGATGTGCACCACCCGGATGCAGACCGGCGTCGGCCGCCCCCAGTTCTCCGCCATCCTGGAATGCGCTGCTGCCGCCCGTGAGCTGGGACGGGCGGTGTGGGCCGACGGCGGCGTCAGGCATCCCCGGGACGTTGCCTTAGCGTTGGCTGCCGGAGCCGGCTCGGTGATGATCGGCTCCTGGTTCGCCGGCACCCACGAGTCCACAGGGGACCAGCTGTTCGACCACGAGGGCCGGGCCTACAAGGAGAGTTTCGGCATGGCCTCCGCCCGTGCGGTCAGGCAACGCACCAGGGAGCAGTCGGCCTTCGACCGGGCCCGTGCTGCCCTGTTCGAGGAGGGCATCTCCTCTTCACGGATGTATCTGGATCCAGCGCGCCCAGGGGTCGAGGACCTGCTGGACTGGATCACCTCGGGGGTGCGCAGTTCAGCAACCTACGCGGGTGCCCGCACGCTTGCGGAGTTCACCGAGCGGGCTGTCATCGGTGTGCAGTCCGGCTCCGGTTTCGAGGAGGGGCGCCCGGTCAAGGCCAGCTGGTAG
- a CDS encoding response regulator: MSDETLRVLLFSGDRTVREQVRLALGRKVASDLPPIEVEEVATGPAMFRRLDVGPSVDLLILDGEAQPEGGFGLAHQVKEEYEDCPPVLLLVARVADAWLGTWSRAEAISPYPVDPVRLPGQAAELLRERKNGKKREKVS; this comes from the coding sequence ATGAGCGACGAGACCCTCAGGGTGCTGCTGTTTTCCGGCGACCGCACGGTGCGGGAGCAGGTCCGGCTCGCCCTTGGACGCAAGGTGGCCTCTGATCTTCCTCCCATCGAGGTCGAGGAGGTCGCGACCGGTCCGGCGATGTTCAGGAGGCTGGATGTCGGCCCCAGCGTCGACCTCCTGATCCTGGACGGCGAGGCCCAGCCCGAGGGAGGCTTCGGCCTGGCGCATCAGGTCAAGGAGGAGTACGAGGACTGTCCGCCGGTGCTACTGCTCGTCGCTCGCGTCGCTGATGCCTGGCTGGGCACCTGGTCACGTGCCGAGGCAATCTCGCCCTACCCGGTTGATCCGGTCCGGCTGCCGGGTCAGGCCGCTGAGCTGCTCCGGGAGAGGAAGAACGGGAAGAAGAGGGAGAAAGTGTCATGA
- the pspAA gene encoding PspA-associated protein PspAA, which translates to MIVRIMGLGQWTMEPEQLLELNEIDEAVERAVEAGDQQQLRVELQRLIDEVRRNGEEVPDDVIVESDLVFPDVEASLDEVRELLDSTSEYYGLVPDSHPLGGGDTVPGADTETAPAGSE; encoded by the coding sequence ATGATCGTGCGCATCATGGGACTCGGGCAGTGGACTATGGAGCCCGAACAGCTGCTTGAGCTCAACGAGATCGACGAGGCGGTCGAGCGCGCCGTTGAGGCCGGGGATCAGCAACAGCTCCGGGTCGAACTGCAGCGGCTCATCGATGAGGTGCGCCGCAACGGCGAGGAGGTCCCGGACGATGTGATCGTCGAGTCCGACCTGGTGTTTCCCGACGTGGAGGCCTCCCTTGACGAGGTCCGTGAGCTGCTTGACAGCACGTCCGAGTACTACGGTCTCGTCCCTGACAGCCACCCGCTGGGAGGGGGCGATACGGTTCCCGGAGCGGACACGGAAACCGCCCCTGCCGGGAGCGAATGA
- a CDS encoding peptidylprolyl isomerase, whose product MSTATLHTTKGDIVIELFDDEAPNTVANFVGLAGGTKEYRDATTGETKTGKFYDGLGFHRVIDGFMIQGGCPLGTGTGGPGYRFADEFHPEHSFNRPYLLAMANAGPGTNGSQFFITVAPTPHLNRRHTIFGEVKDPASQAVVDAIATTETDHRDRPTTPVVINSVTLS is encoded by the coding sequence ATGAGCACAGCTACTCTTCACACCACCAAGGGTGACATCGTCATCGAGTTGTTCGACGACGAGGCTCCCAACACGGTGGCGAACTTCGTCGGCCTCGCGGGGGGCACCAAGGAATACCGTGACGCGACCACGGGCGAGACCAAGACCGGGAAATTCTACGACGGCCTTGGTTTCCATCGCGTCATCGACGGGTTCATGATCCAGGGCGGCTGCCCCCTCGGCACTGGTACCGGTGGCCCCGGGTACCGTTTTGCCGACGAGTTCCACCCGGAGCACTCCTTCAACCGGCCCTACCTGCTGGCCATGGCGAACGCCGGGCCCGGCACTAATGGGTCGCAGTTTTTCATCACCGTCGCACCCACCCCGCACCTCAACCGTCGTCACACCATCTTCGGGGAGGTCAAGGACCCGGCCAGCCAGGCCGTCGTGGATGCCATTGCCACCACGGAGACGGATCACCGCGACCGCCCGACCACTCCCGTCGTGATCAACTCGGTGACCCTCTCCTGA
- the trpD gene encoding anthranilate phosphoribosyltransferase, whose amino-acid sequence MTHTWPDILAGLVRREGLESEAAQWALNEILSGRASEVQLAALLVALRAKGETEDEIEGLSSAMLANAVQVTLDREAVDVVGTGGDRANTVNISTMAAIVAAAAGAKVVKHGSRAASSQAGTADTLEALGLNIMLEPIRQATVLDEVGITFLFAQLYHPAMKYVAGVRKQLAIQTTFNFLGPLSNPARPQAMALGVANDDIAPVVARVLAGRGVRGLVFRGFDGLDELTTTSASDVWVVADGRVHRTTLDPAELGLSPAAPADLRGGDAQHNAQVVRDLVAGKTGPVRDIVVLNAAAALLAYRGVSAVVPLAEQLDAALGDVSRAIDDGSAHRKLDDWIEATKA is encoded by the coding sequence ATGACCCACACCTGGCCGGACATCCTGGCAGGGCTGGTGCGCAGGGAAGGCCTGGAGAGTGAGGCGGCCCAGTGGGCGCTCAACGAGATCCTTTCCGGTCGAGCCAGCGAGGTGCAGCTCGCTGCCCTGCTAGTTGCGCTGCGCGCCAAGGGGGAGACTGAGGACGAGATCGAGGGCCTGAGCTCCGCGATGCTCGCCAACGCCGTCCAGGTCACCCTCGACCGGGAAGCCGTCGATGTCGTGGGGACAGGCGGCGACCGGGCAAACACCGTGAACATCTCGACGATGGCCGCGATCGTGGCCGCCGCCGCGGGCGCCAAGGTGGTCAAACACGGCTCGCGGGCCGCTTCCTCGCAGGCCGGGACCGCCGACACCCTCGAGGCGCTCGGACTAAACATCATGCTCGAACCGATCCGCCAGGCCACAGTCCTGGACGAGGTGGGGATCACCTTTCTGTTCGCCCAGCTCTACCATCCCGCGATGAAATACGTGGCTGGGGTGCGCAAGCAACTGGCGATCCAGACCACATTCAACTTCCTTGGGCCCCTGTCGAATCCGGCCCGTCCCCAAGCTATGGCGCTTGGCGTGGCCAACGACGACATCGCGCCCGTCGTGGCGCGGGTCTTGGCGGGTCGCGGTGTGCGTGGCCTGGTGTTCCGCGGTTTCGACGGCCTTGATGAGCTCACCACGACCTCCGCCTCGGATGTCTGGGTCGTTGCCGACGGGCGGGTGCATCGCACGACTTTGGACCCGGCTGAGCTGGGATTGTCACCCGCCGCCCCAGCCGACCTGAGAGGGGGGGACGCGCAGCACAACGCCCAGGTGGTGCGGGATCTGGTGGCGGGCAAGACCGGTCCGGTGCGTGACATCGTGGTTCTCAATGCGGCTGCGGCCTTGCTGGCCTACCGCGGGGTGAGTGCGGTGGTCCCGCTGGCCGAACAGCTCGACGCCGCCTTGGGGGACGTGAGCCGCGCCATTGACGACGGTAGCGCCCACAGGAAGCTGGACGACTGGATCGAGGCCACCAAAGCCTGA
- a CDS encoding prepilin peptidase, with amino-acid sequence MDPADPPPDYTALARPWDAVLLGIVAFGSACALWRVPPVQLPLWFGYLGAGGALVWVDLKTTWLPKRLHWVATAQVGAGLALVACASPGVAASALAGAFAASGLLWLVWRFSRSFGFGDVRLGLLVGATAGSMGLQPWGLALVSGTLIGALWALIHALRGRASEPFPYGPALWLGPLAAAILTSS; translated from the coding sequence ATGGACCCAGCGGATCCACCGCCTGATTACACCGCCCTGGCGCGGCCATGGGATGCCGTCCTGCTGGGGATCGTGGCCTTTGGGAGCGCCTGTGCGCTCTGGCGGGTCCCGCCGGTGCAGCTGCCGCTGTGGTTCGGATATCTCGGCGCCGGTGGAGCGCTGGTGTGGGTGGATCTGAAGACCACCTGGCTGCCGAAACGCCTGCACTGGGTTGCCACTGCCCAGGTTGGAGCAGGGCTTGCGCTGGTTGCCTGCGCCTCCCCGGGCGTGGCGGCATCGGCCCTAGCGGGTGCATTCGCGGCCTCTGGGCTGCTGTGGCTGGTCTGGAGGTTCTCCCGCAGCTTCGGTTTCGGTGACGTCCGCCTGGGGTTGCTGGTCGGCGCGACCGCAGGATCGATGGGCCTACAGCCCTGGGGGCTCGCCCTGGTATCCGGCACCCTGATCGGTGCTCTCTGGGCTCTCATCCATGCCCTGCGCGGCCGCGCCTCGGAGCCCTTCCCCTACGGCCCGGCACTGTGGCTGGGCCCCCTGGCGGCAGCCATCCTCACGAGCAGCTGA
- a CDS encoding HesB/IscA family protein: protein MPKGVVLTDVAVSKVRSLLEAEGRTDLSLRIAVQPGGCSGLRYQLYFDDRDLDGDIATEYDGVKVVTDKMSAPYLGGASIDFVDTIEKQGFTIDNPNATGACACGDSFH from the coding sequence ATGCCCAAGGGCGTCGTGCTGACTGACGTCGCCGTCTCCAAGGTGCGCTCTCTCCTGGAGGCGGAGGGCCGCACTGATCTGAGCCTGCGAATTGCGGTGCAGCCGGGCGGGTGCTCCGGGCTGCGCTATCAGCTGTACTTCGACGACCGCGACCTCGACGGCGACATCGCCACCGAGTACGACGGCGTGAAGGTCGTCACCGACAAGATGAGCGCCCCCTACCTGGGCGGCGCATCTATCGACTTCGTCGACACGATCGAGAAGCAGGGATTCACGATTGACAACCCGAACGCCACGGGTGCCTGCGCCTGCGGCGACTCCTTCCACTGA